ggagttggcgtggatggggcagcggggcgcgtcgccctgcttgccaccagacccgccactGGGTGAGGCCTTCTTGGCAGGCCTCGCAGCAacagcccccgactccgcagcgagaacttgcttcctgctgcgcttgcgggaacccttcttctgcgaaccctctcctgggcttgcggcagccttagctgcgagttcgggcgctaggcgcccttcctcggccatggcgcacttgtgcgccaggtcatacagatcctgcgtcgtccggatccgatgcgtgctcagcttctcgcgcatcttggggtcgcggacgttgatggcgaaggtgttgacgatggcggcagcctctgCCTCTGGgatagagtaggagaggttggagaagcagttgacgaagctccgcaacgtctctcccggcttctgcaccacggtgtgcagctccgccatggttctcgggcgcttataaccgccctggaacgcgctcacaaactggtcgcgcaggtccgcccaagtggcgatggacccggcaggcCGGTTGaccagccaggttctcgctgatcctttcaagaccatcgggaaccaattggctctgaccttgtcgtcggcgccgatggcatgcatccccaacatgtaggtcaggaggaaatccttgggattcacggtcccatcatatgtaccgagcgcgggcgctcggaacttgtggggccatgtcacccgccgcagctcgcgcgtgaacgtggtgcagccgtcctcggggcccataggagcatcttcCTACTCCTGCaggcgttggcgctctacctcgcaccgacgccggcgctccaggcgctgacgcagatcctcttgctggcgggcattcaaaaTGCTGCGCGCGTCGCCTCACgcgacggtgggtgacgagtctgAGGACCCCTTCGGGTCCCCATCTCCCaggcctccctgcgggggagggttttccacTTGCCGCGAGGCACGGGGCGCatctccgcgctccgggttctgcccgcgaCCGGAGCCTGCTGGGGCGCCCTCGCcatgcggctgctgggcggcgagcgtgaggagcgcgtccaactcctcgccccatgtctcgtgcgccggcgtgccctgctgcggttcgtaccgcaccatgacccgcgcggcgatgatggcctccgccgAGGTCCGCGCGggaggcagccggtttcccgagcggctgccctccgctctATCCCCGGACTCACCTAGGTGCGTGGGGTGCGACCTCGTCGGTGTCGCTCACGACGCAGTATGCTCGTGGCACAGCTGGCGCTGTGCGCCTTCGCCCCGCAattcgactcgctggccggcgtgGACGGCGCCATGTCCGCTCGCACGGCTGGCCTCGGCGCtgggggccgccggcgccctcgGCCGGTTATCTgctgacggccgaggaggcgggggcggcagcTGCGATTGCTGCGCTCGTGAGGGTTCAGGATTTTCCTGAACCCGCGACGCGGGCTGTgcgtcatgcgaccgcgtgtgtgccgctggagcttcacgcgggtcgatccgagggtcaccagcgcgcttgggaggcatggtgGTTTGCTCTGCCGCCAAGGAGGACGAGGTCGATGTGGGTgtagacgccgccgccggcgtcaccggcgagctctcctcacgcgccccctacctggcgcgccagatgtcgtcgcacggggctccgacaccgggggtgtgcgggcacccccttcttaggtttggcagtgggctacggggatcgctccggcgatcgccggcgggaccaATGCAACTGCGTAAGAAGGAACCAAGAACACTACCAAGGGCACATGCACACgcttttacccaggttcgggccaccttgcggtgtaaaaccctacgtcctgcttgtctgaactTGTATTACTGTGAAATGAGCtatttacaggttgccgggggaagcccccgggtggtctcttttggctaagtgttctttTCTACTTTGGGCTACTGCCAGTATTGCGCTATGAGTTGGCTCTGGAAACAAACCAACGAACAACCTGAACCCCTGTAAAAAGCGAacccgaaccctttgaccgttggcgggggtcctccttttatagccaagaggataccacaggtgccatggtgcatggtttacaagtggcaaGCAAGGAGCTcaggcagctcctcctcggcgcgttggcatgcatgcatgagcgccaaccccgctgctaggggtctagggcCTAACAAATATGACTGGACAGCCAATGTtcgcctgactagacgggtaacgctcctcttgtcggctcattaaatgcgtcgtgcgcttcactccttgccctagcgaaactgcacactgggcgtctgtcgcgcgcccacgtggcgtcgctgctctgcccgctcggccccgccctcacggcggGAACCCGCGCCCAGGaacacctcctcccggcaagttcCTTcgcgggaggtgcccaggcgggaatattccccgaagccccgctagcccttctgggctggtagcttgccgggcagcctgcaaGGTGCCGtccggggtgagatcctcccgggaactcagcgATGCGGCCCAtgcgtcgtgcaacggtggtaccccgggtgccactggtgcgacagcaATGAAGACGGAAAATCCCCGGACAAGCGCTTTGGGAGCCAACGCGTGACAATCGACCATGAAGATCCTGACTCGGAGGATCACATGCCGATTGCTCATGCCGGCCCTCGTCGTATCGAATGTAACGACTTCCGACATCCTCTCATAGTCATTAGAACATTTATCACCAAGATACTTACGTCTGCATTAATTCGGAAGCAGTTGACTCGGTTGAGCCTGCCGCTGCTGAGGCGTCGGGTCCGGCTACTGCTGAGGCGTCGGGCCCAGCTGCCGTTGCGGCGCCGGCCCGTGAGAAACGCGCCATGGAGAAACGCGCCGCCGAGAAACGTGCTGCCGAGAAGGATCTTCCGCGAACtatgaagcggaagaaaaccgcCTGTAGTGGACCCAAGCCGAAGCCCATAACCGTTGGGTAACGCTTACAACATCTCAATCTTTGCTTCTTTACTGTCATGAAAATAACCAACTCTCATTCCTGCAGGGCGGCTCTGACGGCCACACAATCTCAAACGTGCATCGCGTCTGAGATTCCGGCAGCTCCATCTCCCCGTGCCGAGCCTGCAACTCAAACCATGGGGGAGACCGAGACTGCTGCGGATCCGACATCTCCCGTCCGGGATGTCGGCCTGAGCGTCGACGCTTCGAGCGTCGCCCAAGCCGGGATGTCCGCAGCCGGGAACTCGGCAGTCGGGGCTGCTCCTTCCTCGGCAGCAACCGAGACATAGACGGAGCCGCTGGTAACGGAGACTCCGCAGCAGCCGGCAACGGGGCCCCAAGAACCCCAAGGACCGCAGCCGACTTTGACACCGCCATCATCACCACCGCAGCCGCAAGCTACTCAACTTGCTGCTACACAAGCTAAGAGAGCTAGGAGCTCCACTATCCCAGCGGGAGAAGCGCCTCCGAGTTCCTCCAGCTCGCAGTCTACCCGGGGGCACCAGGGAGTTCCCCTCAAGACGACCAGCGGGCACAGCTGGGGGTTGCTGGGCCAGTTCATAATGGACTGGAATAGTGCCGACAATTATGAGGTGACCTCCAACACCCTCCAGACAGCGCGGCAAAACCCTCTGATGGGCCCTGCACCCTCCAGGGTGGCCTTGTTTGAGTCCAGCCGAGCTGCAGAGGTATGAAAAAACTCCTTTAAAGATTTTTACTTCTAATTCCAGTACAGTAcccatactcctagtccccgaggtttagggcgagtaagaattagtcggcctgaagcttatcttAAAAAACTTTAAACACTCTGCCACACctttaaaaacttcaaacacctattccccgagattcaagccgggtttagaatagtcggcctgaagcttaaaaacttcaaacacttattacccgagattcaggccaggtttagaatagtcggcatgaagcttaaaaacttcaaacacgtattccccgagattcaggccaggtttagaatagtcggcctgaagcttaaaaacttcaaacacgtattccccgagattcaggccgggtttagaatagtcggtctgaagcttaaaaacttgaAACAcgtattccccgagattcaggccgggtttagaatagtcgtcctgaagcttaaaaacttcaaacacgtattccccgagattcaggccaggtttagaatagtcggcctgaagcttaaaaacttcaaacacgtattccccgagattcaggccgggtttagaatagtcggtctgaagcttaaaaacttgaAACAcgtattccccgagattcaggccgggtttagaatagtcgtcctgaagcttaaaaacttcaaacacttattctccgagattcaggccgggtttagaatagtcgttTGACCTGAAGCTAATAGCTGTTGACCTCCCACTGTAATAGACTTATCTATGCATCACTATTTTGCAGACCTGCATGAATAAGCGCACCGCCACCTTCAAGACCTTGCTAGTGAAATACAACAAGCTGGCGCCGGAGCACAAGGCTTTGGTAGCCGATCGCCAGAGCCAGAGTAAGTACATTCTTGCCGTCATAAAAACTTTGTCCAAGTATTAGTGCATTGCGAAAACTGATACGTGCTCTTGTTCACAGCCGGGGACAACGTTCAATTGTCGGAGCTTTTGAAGCGCGTCGCCAAAGTTCAAGGTATCATCTTATCCTTATTCCGGGTTCCATCCATTTTAAACTCAGGCTTCTGTGACACACATCTGCTAAATAGATGAGAAGACCCGGCTCGAAGAGCAGCACCGGGATGAAGTGGCCCGGCTGAAGGCGCAGCTCGAAGCGCAGGCAGAGGCGCACAAGACCGAGGTGGGTCAACTTACCTCGGCTCTCTCTACCCAGGCCGACGAGAAGATCCGTCTAGAAAGCGAAGTGCAGAAAGGCAAGGATCTTGTTGCCAAGGTTGAGACCCACACCACTGCTGCCGAGAAGTAAAATGCCGAGAAGGCCCGCCTGCTCGGCGTGTGCCGGCGTGACCTCATCAAAATTGATACAATGCTGACTAGTAAGTTGCCCTTATCTAAATCTCTTCCTctgtgatatggacatgctaaccatggatacgacctttgagacggagctactactatcttgtctcgttttattacgtaggcatcttgtcgagcttttcaagtccaaggtgaagatgagatacgatggaggcgaacgggagggccaacaagaatcaagcatttatacagctgagagggaaggatttcaagtgtactttccaacaaatcaaacggcacatgattctgAGCTTgatagagaaagatatcacgaattaaagttgaatccgattcgggtccgagctgctaggagacccgaatttgttttaatcacccaggccgcatccggagtccaaatcaagcaaacaagtacttgttggaaaggtaattacaagacctttccaacggatctggcccaatcaagagattcgactcgtgctgaccgtgatggacaaaacaagctgacggatctgtttttctgtttcctaaagagttgtagtttgttaggaaagttagaaatatagttggatttcggcctccttactcaaggtggacgaaaatatctctccctccacctttatataccccatgagccccctaACGATCCTTGGGTtctgattagataaagtttagccatttttgctactttcgtgtaatcgcgtgtgtcggttagactaCCTGTTTtatcgtcgtcaagactccaacttatcgtctcgttgagacattggtttgatatagtatactcgcaattttagattgcatccgctatttatcttgtccctgcttgttcttcgattgcttgcaggaacaaagaccttcgtggtcaggttgatcgtgcccccgcaggatcaataaccttctggagttggtgtatcgatcgctaaggcgctgcctcctaggttgtagtcggatcgtcaacgtcacctccgaccaaatcgataattaggtatctcatcgaaagatcgggacaccctcgacgCTATCACTCTGTTCATTTGTCCAAAAGTAGCAATAGGGTGCCGAAACTCAATACAATCTTTTTGcctttttcagaatttttccCACAATCTGTTGAGACTGTCCAAGCTGCCGTGATCAAGGCGCGTAGAAAGAGGGATCTAGCCGGGGCAGTACCCTTCGAATATGACTTGGAGGATTACTTGGTCAGCATTGCGAGCCGGGTTAAGCCTTTGAAGTCGTTCGGGGTGAATATGCTCAATGCCGGCATCCGAGCCTTTCGAGCCttgtggccgggagaagaacCTCTGACCGGCATCCTGGAATTGGCAACGCGCcttctggaggtggaggatcgTCTTAATGAGTGGCGGGAGTCGGCCGCTCGTGtcagcgccgacgaggccTTGGCGTTTGTATTttcttggtacgacggcatcaacctcgacgtgctgcagtcGATGCGTGTCGGCTCCCCTTATCTCTCGGACCCTGAGCTGATCGCGAAGCATCAGGAGcgggcctactccttcatccaatatGCCGATGTGCATAAATTTGTGGAGGGCCCGGTATCCGAAGCAAAGGCAGAGAtggctgaggaagaagacgaggaggcAGTCGACAAAGAGATTGTCGTCGAATCAGCGTCCACTGGAACGGATTCTCCgagttccgccgccgccaatcCTTCTGTCTCTTCTTAGGCATGTCGGACAAAATATGTTAAGATTGTTAgatccccgggatgccgggtgcATATGTAACCGGGTTAAAACacttttgtttgtgagacATCATACTTTTAATTTATCTAAATCTTTTAATTATCGAGTTCCcgaccgagtccccgagtttatCTTTTCTGTTGGTGAATTGTATGACTCCGGCTCTTTGTCTGCCTTGCCagcgttcgacgtatgaatcgcgAAGTCATAGAACAAACCTTCCAAAAAGTTAAACTCGGCAAATTCGTTTGGCAATACGCGTAACAAGAATGAAATGTCGGGTTGAGTAAAACAATGCGCATCTCGACTCGCTTCTTTGTTTATTTCCGCAATCGTTCTTCATGTGCCCAGTTATGTCGTACCcaatctctagcttgccatgaagccgggttgcgaaCAACaacgaagtcatagaggggacTTTTGATACCGGCACACTACTAAACCaacataagattacacaactaaGCCATACTGACATACAAAATGGGTAAATGCAATACAACACTTAAATAACATGGGAGTCCCCGAGTCCCTTTTAAGAACCCgacggataatttcattgtctcgaaacattcaacataaggagaaaacgatacaaatactcatctctcaagtatagaacggacgaagcaaagctacattccatggactcttggtctcctcgcctgaccggtccatcctgttcgcTTTAGGATCCTGCGCATCTATAATATAGTAGGAATCGTTGTgaagcgctttgctcacaatgaatggtccttcccatggaggcgatagtttgtgcatgccggTTGTGCGCTACACAAGTCGGGgcacgagatctccttccTGGAATACTCGGTTTACCttccggctgtgataacgccttaggtgttgttgatagatggccaaccgagatagagccaattcccgtgcttcttcgagcaggtcgacatcattttctcgggcctcttttacctcggcttACGTATACATGGTCATTTGcagagagtcatgttcaatgtcggctagtaagacagcttccgccccgtatacgaggaagaatggcgtaTAGCCTGTGGAGCGATTTGGAgttgtcctgagactccatagcacagctGAGAGTTCATCTAGCCAGCATCCCGGAGTACGTTCCAATGGCTCAATCAGCCGAGGCTTTCGTATCGGCTTcacctcaatccatttggtgaacttgtccaccatgaccaagatatgcgtcatgcctccttgCGCCCACTTGAaaggtcccaccatatccaaacaccaaacagcaaatggccaagtgattggaatagtcttgagcTCGGATGCtggcatatgaatcttgctggcatatcgCTGGCAACCGTTGCACTTCCTGACcatgtcttctgcttcctgtagtGCGCTCGCCAGTAGAAACCATGCCAGAATGCCTTGCCTACTAGCGTTCTTGAAGATGCGTGATGGCCGCACTCTCCCTAATGAATATCCCGGTGTATCTCTTGCCCTTCCTCCGGCTCAACGCATCGCTGTAGGATGTTAGTAACACTTCTCTTGTATAGCtcaccattgatgatggtgtacgcctttgcccttctctgaatttgccttgccgacacttcctcttccgggagactcccatctttgaggtaGGACATTATCGATTGTGCCCAAACCGGCATGGGACGAGTGGCAAAGACCGGCTCATCTAGTAcatctatctccattggcttAACCGCCATTGCTTCCACCGAGTTGGggcgctcagtccccgggttactGGAACCGCTGCCACTGCCAATGTCCATGGGGGTGACATCAGCTTCTGAGCTCGCCGGGATAAAGATTGACTCCGACTCTGGTGATGGCTTGATAGATGGTTTGCGTAAATGCTCCAATGCCACACCAGCCGGGATGGCCTGTCGTGTTGAGCCGAGTTTTGACAATGTGTCGGCTGCCTCGTTCTCCGCCTGCGGTATATGGTGGAATTCGCACCCTTCGAAGTGACCACTTATTTTCTGAGCATGGAACCAGTATagcgccatattggcatccaatgcatcccaattgccgGAAGCTTGCTGGACTACCAGATCGGAGtcaccaaagcattgaatccggcgaactccaatttcttttgccatcttcagtCCGTGCACAAGCGCCTCAAactcggcaacattgttggatgctgcgaagtgaatttgcaacacatatttaagttggtcacgctttggcgaggtcagaactatgccggcaccaagcccacttttcatcttggagccgtcaaaatgcatcttccagtagGTAGTTTCAGGTGGCAgtggttcatactccatctcggcccaatccaccaggaAATCCGCCAGAGCATGAGATTTTACGGCAtcccgtctgtcgtactgcagcaTGTAGGGTGCTAGCTCAATAGCCCATTTCGCTATCCAGCCGCTTGCATCTTTATTGCGCATAATTTCAAAGATGGGCG
This is a stretch of genomic DNA from Brachypodium distachyon strain Bd21 chromosome 1, Brachypodium_distachyon_v3.0, whole genome shotgun sequence. It encodes these proteins:
- the LOC104582151 gene encoding uncharacterized protein LOC104582151, which codes for MALYWFHAQKISGHFEGCEFHHIPQAENEAADTLSKLGSTRQAIPAGVALEHLRKPSIKPSPESESIFIPASSEADVTPMDIGSGSGSSNPGTERPNSVEAMAVKPMEIDVLDEPVFATRPMPYGLVV